The following are encoded in a window of Castanea sativa cultivar Marrone di Chiusa Pesio chromosome 9, ASM4071231v1 genomic DNA:
- the LOC142609200 gene encoding F-box/kelch-repeat protein At3g23880-like: protein MSSKYLPHELVLEILTWLLVKSLVRFRCVSKLWNSSITSRGFINAHLNKASLLCKNNNKSHFLLLTEPDNTLPNLCMITCNNSEVSRLEFPNSFPLSRFEFPNSFPPIIVGVYNGIVCLRYTLEPTIYLWNLNIQQFKVLTTTCLSSYLKQTEISEVAVGFSYFSETNDYKIVRIVYLRSRNMEPWIEAEIYTLSTDSWRRLPTESQRSKKIHYVVISRRDTCQLVNGSLHWMSLVSVYSIRSNGIRAYIRTCLSSLCFDLNEERFREILLPDIDFLEVGHKEFLVEYKGSLAVVTVSDAKICLWVMKVYGVVESWTKQIVLPKIFDWFFSCSNTGVFIVEQDHRLILLDPETRIENNLGIQGVTWIVHVTNSMESLVLIGK from the coding sequence ATGTCGTCCAAGTATCTCCCACATGAGCTCGTCCTCGAAATCCTCACATGGCTACTAGTCAAGTCTCTTGTTCGATTCAGGTGTGTCTCCAAGCTTTGGAACTCTTCCATCACCAGTAGAGGTTTCATCAACGCCCACCTCAATAAAGCCAGCCTCTTATGCAAGAATAATAACAAGTCCCATTTTCTACTACTTACGGAACCAGATAATACTTTGCCAAATTTGTGCATGATTACATGCAATAATAGTGAGGTTTCTAGATTAGAATTTCCAAATTCTTTTCCACTATCTAGATTTGAATTTCCCAATTCTTTTCCACCCATAATAGTGGGCGTTTATAATGGCATTGTATGTCTCAGATATACATTAGAACCAACAATATATTTGTGGAATCTTAATATTCAACAGTTTAAGGTGCTAACAACTACTTGCTTGTCAAGTTATTTAAAGCAAACTGAAATTTCTGAAGTGGCTGTTGGATTCTCATATTTTTCTGAGACCAATGACTACAAGATTGTAAGAATTGTATATCTTAGGAGTCGTAATATGGAGCCATGGATTGAGGCTGAAATTTACACATTAAGTACGGATTCATGGAGAAGGCTACCAACAGAGTCACAAAGATCAAAGAAAATACACTATGTTGTAATCTCTCGTAGGGATACCTGCCAATTGGTTAATGGATCTTTACATTGGATGTCACTTGTTTCAGTTTATAGTATTAGATCCAATGGGATCAGGGCATATATCAGAACCTGCCTATCCAGTTTGTGTTTTGATCTCAATGAAGAGAGATTCCGTGAGATACTTTTGCCAGACATAGATTTTCTTGAGGTGGGGCATAAAGAGTTTCTTGTAGAATACAAGGGATCACTGGCTGTGGTTACTGTGAGTGATGCTAAGATATGCCTATGGGTAATGAAGGTCTATGGTGTGGTCGAGTCGTGGACTAAACAAATCGTACTACCGAAAATATTTGACTGGTTCTTTAGCTGCTCCAACACTGGTGTTTTTATAGTTGAACAAGATCACAGGCTCATTTTGTTAGACCCTGAGACTCGAATTGAGAATAATCTTGGTATTCAAGGGGTTACATGGATTGTTCATGTAACAAATTCCATGGAAAGCTTAGTTTTAATTGGCAAGTGA